Proteins encoded in a region of the Micropterus dolomieu isolate WLL.071019.BEF.003 ecotype Adirondacks linkage group LG07, ASM2129224v1, whole genome shotgun sequence genome:
- the nabp1a gene encoding SOSS complex subunit B2 isoform X2, producing the protein MAQGYPYVLLALSHLGRVTKTKDGHEVRSCKVADKSGSIAISVWDELGSLIQPGDIIKLTRGYASIWKGCLTLYTGRGGDLQKIGEFCMVYSEVPNFSEPNPELLTQPNQQNKSGKPDQNQRGNSPPNQNSGTPAPPGNGSMPPFGGNNPPPGAPRDPAFGSVGRPNGRSPGNGAPPVTAAGPPAAAKSSINISNGRDPRRAKR; encoded by the exons ATGGCACAG GGTTACCCCTATGTTCTACTTGCTTTGTCCCATTTAGGGCGAGTAACCAAAACGAAAGATGGTCATGAGGTGCGCTCCTGCAAGGTGGCGGACAAGAGCGGGAGCATTGCTATCTCTGTGTGGGACGAACTCGGCAGCCTTATTCAGCCAGGGGATATAATCAAGCTGACCAGAGG CTATGCATCCATATGGAAAGGCTGCCTGACCCTATACACTGGAAGAGGAGGGGATCTACAAAAGATTGGAGA GTTCTGCATGGTGTATTCAGAAGTGCCCAACTTCAGTGAACCAAACCCAGAGCTTCTAACCCAACCGAACCAGCAAAACAAGTCT GGTAAACCAGACCAGAATCAGAGGGGAAACTCTCCACCCAATCAGAATTCAGGTACCCCTGCCCCACCAG GTAACGGTTCCATGCCACCATTTGGCGGCAACAACCCACCACCTGGCGCACCCCGTGACCCTGCGTTCGGGAGCGTTGGGCGACCCAACGGTCGGTCACCTGGGAACGGAGCGCCTCCGGTTACTGCTGCAGGACCCCCAGCAGCCGCAAAGTCTTCAATTAACATTAGCAACGGCAGGGACCCACGGCGTGCCAAAAGATGA
- the nabp1a gene encoding SOSS complex subunit B2 isoform X1 has protein sequence MATPTNEALFLIKDVKPGSKNLNIVFIVLEIGRVTKTKDGHEVRSCKVADKSGSIAISVWDELGSLIQPGDIIKLTRGYASIWKGCLTLYTGRGGDLQKIGEFCMVYSEVPNFSEPNPELLTQPNQQNKSGKPDQNQRGNSPPNQNSGTPAPPGNGSMPPFGGNNPPPGAPRDPAFGSVGRPNGRSPGNGAPPVTAAGPPAAAKSSINISNGRDPRRAKR, from the exons ATGGCAACCCCCACAAACGAGGCCTTGTTTTTGATAAAGGATGTGAAGCCCGGGTCGAAAAACTTGAACATCGTATTCATCGTATTGGAAATAG GGCGAGTAACCAAAACGAAAGATGGTCATGAGGTGCGCTCCTGCAAGGTGGCGGACAAGAGCGGGAGCATTGCTATCTCTGTGTGGGACGAACTCGGCAGCCTTATTCAGCCAGGGGATATAATCAAGCTGACCAGAGG CTATGCATCCATATGGAAAGGCTGCCTGACCCTATACACTGGAAGAGGAGGGGATCTACAAAAGATTGGAGA GTTCTGCATGGTGTATTCAGAAGTGCCCAACTTCAGTGAACCAAACCCAGAGCTTCTAACCCAACCGAACCAGCAAAACAAGTCT GGTAAACCAGACCAGAATCAGAGGGGAAACTCTCCACCCAATCAGAATTCAGGTACCCCTGCCCCACCAG GTAACGGTTCCATGCCACCATTTGGCGGCAACAACCCACCACCTGGCGCACCCCGTGACCCTGCGTTCGGGAGCGTTGGGCGACCCAACGGTCGGTCACCTGGGAACGGAGCGCCTCCGGTTACTGCTGCAGGACCCCCAGCAGCCGCAAAGTCTTCAATTAACATTAGCAACGGCAGGGACCCACGGCGTGCCAAAAGATGA